GCGGCGGTGACCCACTCCTCGCCGTGCGCGGGCGCGTAGACCGGGCGCAGCACCTCGTCGACCAGGGCGCGCATGCGCTGCTCGACCAGGTTGAGCCAGACGTAGGCGCGGCCGGCCAGCCGGACCCGGCGGTAGGCGTCGTCCCACTGCTCGGCGGCCCAGGCGGGCGGCATCCCCTCCAGCGGGCCGCCGCCCTGCGGGGGCAGCGGGCCGCGGCCGCCGCGGACGATCAGCGTGGGGGCCTCGCTGCTGCCGGCCCGCGGGTCCGTGCCGTCGCCGCCGGCGGGGAACCCCATCCGCTACCTCACCTCTCGTCCGCCGCCCTGCGGGTGACGGTGCGTCCGCTGTGTCGCTCGACCGCGGCGGCCCCGGTCGCACGCCGCGCGGGCCCGGGGCTCGCGGTCCGGACGATCAAGGGTATCGCCCACCGCCACCGGGCCGCAGCCCTCTTGACAGCAAGCGGATCGGCTCCCGACGGTCCGTCACCGGCCGGCCACGCCGCGCCGACGGTCCGGGCCGCCGGGACACCCGTTCGGGCGAACCACGCGCGGATGGGCGAGGAGTTCGGGCCGCCGCCGGGGAGTATGCGGGTGTGCCGTGCGTCACGTGGTTGCCGCCCCGCACATGGCCGGGCGCTCCACCGGGAAACCCCCGGGGGAGCGCCACTTCGCGTCAGGCACGAGGGAGTCGAGGACACATGCAGGTCTGGCCGGGGCAGCCCTACCCGCTCGGCGCCACCTACGACGGCGCGGGCACCAACTTCGCCGTGTTCTCCGAGAGCGCGCACCGGATCGAGCTCTGTCTGCTCGCCGAGGACGGCACCGAGACGGTGGTCGAGCTGCGCGAGACCGACGCCTTCGTCCGGCACGCCTACCTGCCCGGCGTGCAGCCGGGCCAGCGCTACGGCTTCCGGGTGCACGGCCCGTACCAGCCGGGCCTGGGGCAGCGGCACAACGCCTCGAAGCTGCTGCTGGACCCGTACGCGAAGGCGATGAGCGGGCACATCGACTGGGACGAGTCGGTGTACGGCTACCACTTCGGCGCGCCCGAGCGCCGCAACGACCTGGACTCGGCGCCGCACACCATGCACTCGGTGGTGATCAACCCGTACTTCGACTGGGGCACCGACCGGCCGCCGCGCACCGACTACCACCGCACCGTGCTCTACGAGGCGCACGTGAAGGGCCTGACCAGGCTGCACCCGGGCATCCCGGAGGAGATCCGCGGCACGTACGCGGGCCTGGCGCACCCGGCGGTGATCGAGCACCTGGCGAAGCTGGGGGTGACCGCGATCGAGCTGATGCCGGTGCACCAGTTCGTCCGCGACCACCGGCTGCGGGACCTGGGGCTGGCGAACTACTGGGGCTACAACAGCGTCGGCTTCTTCGCCCCGCACTCCTCGTACTCCTCCACCGGCGACCGCGGCCAGCAGGTGCAGGAGTTCAAGTCGATGGTGAAGGCGCTGCACGCGGCCGGCATCGAGGTGATCCTCGACGTGGTCTACAACCACACCGCGGAGGGCAACCACCTGGGTCCGACGCTCTCCTTCCGCGGCCTGGACAACGCCTCGTACTACCGGCTCGCCAAGGACCAGCGCTTCTACGAGGACACCACCGGCACCGGCAACTCGCTGCTGATGCGCAGCCCGCACGTGCTCCAGATGATCATGGACTCGCTGCGCTACTGGGTCACCGAGATGCACGTGGACGGCTTCCGCTTCGACCTGGCGGCGACGCTGGCCCGGCAGTTCCACGAGGTCGACCGGCTCTCCTCGTTCTTCGACCTGGTCCAGCAGGACCCGGTGGT
The window above is part of the Kitasatospora sp. NA04385 genome. Proteins encoded here:
- the glgX gene encoding glycogen debranching protein GlgX: MQVWPGQPYPLGATYDGAGTNFAVFSESAHRIELCLLAEDGTETVVELRETDAFVRHAYLPGVQPGQRYGFRVHGPYQPGLGQRHNASKLLLDPYAKAMSGHIDWDESVYGYHFGAPERRNDLDSAPHTMHSVVINPYFDWGTDRPPRTDYHRTVLYEAHVKGLTRLHPGIPEEIRGTYAGLAHPAVIEHLAKLGVTAIELMPVHQFVRDHRLRDLGLANYWGYNSVGFFAPHSSYSSTGDRGQQVQEFKSMVKALHAAGIEVILDVVYNHTAEGNHLGPTLSFRGLDNASYYRLAKDQRFYEDTTGTGNSLLMRSPHVLQMIMDSLRYWVTEMHVDGFRFDLAATLARQFHEVDRLSSFFDLVQQDPVVSQAKLIAEPWDLGEGGYQVGNFPPLWTEWNGKYRDTVRDFWRGEPATLAEFGSRLTGSSDLYQDDGRRPIASINFVTCHDGFTLRDLVSYNDKHNEDNHEDNRDGESHNRSWNCGAEGPTTDPAVLELRERQQRNFIATLMLSQGVPMLCHGDEAGRTQRGNNNAYCQDSELTWVDWAGADASLLEFTQAMIWLRRDHPVFRRRRFFHGRPVSGTHDDLTDIAWFTPAGEEMTKKDWSTSYAKSLTVFLNGNAISEPDRRGGKIVDDSFLLMFNAHFEPLSFTVPADHGEAWQVVVDTSLPVLPPRGTGPRVKAGDTLRLPDRALMVLQRPA